A single region of the Eulemur rufifrons isolate Redbay chromosome 8, OSU_ERuf_1, whole genome shotgun sequence genome encodes:
- the LOC138390444 gene encoding cortistatin isoform X2 — translation MPLPGGLLLLLLLGAMATAALPLEGSPTGQDSGHIQEVAEIKKSSLLTFLAWWYEWTSQASAGPLRGGEAREVSKRQEGRPLQQSTRRDKTPCKNFFWKTFSSCK, via the exons ATGCCGCTGCCTGGGGGCCTCCTGTTGCTGCTGCTCTTGGGGGCCATGGCCACCGCTGCCCTGCCCCTGGAGGGCAGCCCCACTGGCCAAGACAGCGGG CATATACAGGAAGtggcagaaataaagaaaagcagcCTTTTGACTTTCCTTGCTTGGTGGTACGAGTGGACCTCCCAGGCCAGCGCTGGGCCCCTCAGGGGAGGGGAAGCCAGGGAGGTGTCCAAACGGCAGGAAGGCCGGCCCCTTCAGCAGTCCACGCGCCGAGATAAAACTCCCTGCAAGAATTTCTTCTGGAAGACCTTCTCCTCCTGCAAATAA